Proteins encoded within one genomic window of Sphaerisporangium krabiense:
- a CDS encoding ABC transporter permease subunit yields MKASSTFAAMAVLRGRRRRPAGRAAGRRAGGPAVPLLPAALALTFLALPLAALLSQAPWPSLAGPGVLTALRSALVTALLATLVCLPLGVPLGWALARAAVRGERALRALVTVPIVLPPAVAVVAVPLAMGGVNGTGDLGGPQATGPGTGALVGAAAFTGLPFLVAGVERALRAADPGLEEAAATLGGSRWTVFRRVTLPAAAPGIAVGAVLCWARALGEYGAAAALEGNALWGVRVMPPEVARVLHADPPAALTLSLTLLAASAATLAYLRPHWTTTP; encoded by the coding sequence ATGAAGGCATCGAGCACCTTCGCCGCGATGGCGGTCCTGCGGGGCAGGCGGCGGCGGCCCGCCGGCCGGGCCGCCGGGAGGCGCGCGGGCGGACCGGCCGTGCCGCTGCTGCCCGCGGCGCTGGCGCTGACGTTCCTCGCGCTGCCGCTCGCCGCGCTGCTCTCCCAGGCCCCGTGGCCGTCGCTGGCCGGGCCCGGCGTGCTCACCGCCCTGCGGTCGGCGCTGGTCACCGCGCTGCTGGCCACGCTGGTGTGCCTGCCGCTCGGCGTCCCGCTGGGGTGGGCGCTCGCCCGCGCCGCCGTGCGGGGCGAGCGGGCCCTGCGCGCCCTGGTCACCGTGCCGATCGTCCTCCCGCCCGCCGTCGCCGTGGTGGCCGTGCCGCTCGCCATGGGGGGCGTGAACGGCACGGGCGACCTCGGGGGGCCGCAGGCCACGGGTCCCGGGACGGGGGCACTGGTGGGGGCGGCCGCGTTCACCGGGCTGCCGTTCCTGGTCGCGGGCGTGGAACGCGCGCTCAGGGCCGCCGATCCCGGGCTGGAGGAGGCGGCGGCCACGCTCGGCGGGTCCCGCTGGACGGTGTTCCGGCGGGTGACGCTGCCCGCGGCGGCTCCGGGCATCGCCGTGGGCGCCGTCCTGTGCTGGGCGCGGGCCCTCGGCGAGTACGGCGCGGCGGCGGCCCTGGAGGGCAACGCGCTGTGGGGGGTGCGGGTGATGCCGCCGGAGGTCGCGCGCGTCCTGCACGCCGACCCGCCCGCGGCCCTGACCCTCAGCCTGACCCTCCTCGCCGCGTCCGCGGCCACCCTCGCCTACCTCCGCCCCCACTGGACGACCACCCCGTGA
- a CDS encoding TetR/AcrR family transcriptional regulator: MPRPSSKERLLDAAAEVLLSEGAEALTLEAVARQAGVSKGGLFYHFPTKQALVAAMVDRLTTAFDRALAETGAEPGDFLRAYLDATIPERHTAATAPADRVAVALLAAVLVDPAGLAPLRERFAAWQARLTDDGIDPAAATAIRLAIDGWWAVRLLGLGEPDAALHERTRSYLREAIGRAARH, translated from the coding sequence ATGCCACGACCCAGTTCGAAGGAGCGACTGCTCGACGCCGCGGCCGAGGTCCTGCTGAGCGAGGGGGCCGAGGCCCTGACCTTGGAAGCGGTGGCCCGGCAGGCCGGGGTGTCCAAAGGGGGCCTGTTCTACCACTTCCCCACCAAGCAGGCACTGGTCGCCGCCATGGTCGACCGCCTGACCACGGCCTTCGACCGGGCGCTGGCCGAGACGGGCGCCGAGCCCGGCGACTTCCTGCGCGCCTACCTGGACGCGACGATCCCGGAACGCCACACCGCGGCCACGGCTCCCGCCGACCGGGTCGCCGTCGCGCTGCTGGCCGCGGTGCTCGTGGACCCGGCGGGGCTCGCGCCGCTGCGAGAGAGGTTCGCCGCCTGGCAGGCCAGGCTGACCGACGACGGCATCGACCCGGCCGCGGCGACGGCGATACGGCTGGCCATCGACGGCTGGTGGGCGGTCAGGCTCCTCGGACTCGGCGAACCGGACGCGGCGCTGCACGAGCGGACCAGGAGCTACCTGCGGGAGGCGATCGGCCGTGCTGCGCGTCACTAA